A window of Panicum virgatum strain AP13 chromosome 8K, P.virgatum_v5, whole genome shotgun sequence contains these coding sequences:
- the LOC120644676 gene encoding DUF724 domain-containing protein 7-like, translating into MAATAAAGRRTPVARRRRRRGGERWTKPPRRSPQPAASPPAPGPGPDPPAPLPAGAEVEVRVDDTGFHGSWYEATVVSFAPARGPRTPARYTVAYAHLLSDDSGGVLEECFAPTHVRPRPPPPPEDPSSFPPRFRAGDIVEAFHKDGWWTGLVVAAPDSPDPGAVVTVAFPITREVIRFVPRDVRPRRDYVDGGWVPSRAAVAVRPRGAVRVYAVRDKVEVQRDRDEYGYSWFPATVARVVDDLSYVVEYFDLEEEGDGGQEKVTEYLHWSFIRPAVEHVPRESEFRLGPGAAVEAYCDGAWSPGVVRRVVGDGEFEVSIDGKKAELLVTQVVELLKPQYKWNGKQWKIVTVKKRANLRRRSMLGQSLSSPVHVSSSGDDYSHDLESSRTKKSRKELQHAVLAENSEHDSVFEIDTPLSALCESPERSHCGSQLSEKNSLQVISHGPVNSAPINGLCAPVQSTPQNGSIPNSTGEIVNNEEILSEMMDSDGHLNASGGEAHDMLSIAELRKKMASARRNSSVQPTQKKVLAVKSLKVVKKGISKSKGGKTHPIQELQGKNDASDNIQLKGNINFSSNGVVCGLSASVEGKTTKTLDRQVTRQINRGSSTKVLTNKKLAKRKWRREPSSPLSSLDVTSGVRLRGGKKVPGPMKDSPLAEQLDKTLENTLSVTEFSDQDMFPMIPPGFELMHDGKGVDIHGSLSEEEPASMINICQANINADACTDHATTQVTKSNHLMETSILSIDHPVQEAGRKVDERSTLPHVQNAGSSVLPVSQGHQLPFIKKSDMWHLVEASDVFKEVPQQPHFLPLREISPALREGTAFGLMLTFIELVKDVKKASIDQDIEWYEDKISTLCHFEENGFDVQFLRRTLTELLHIKSNRTSCLGEIHELKAQIAGKTASTSRINALLDENDRAVAELEQKLGRLRQESQKITKEKEREEVNLCRLKEAHSRRVESNSDFEQQFRNTLAQLNQKKLT; encoded by the exons atggcggccaccgccgccgccggccgccgcacgccggtggcccggcgccggcgccggcgcggaggaGAACGCTGGACCAAGCCCCCGCGGAGGTCCCCGCAGccggcggcgtccccgccggCCCCCGGGCCGGGCCCGGacccgcccgcgccgctccccgCGGGCGCCGAGGTCGAGGTCCGCGTCGACGACACCGGCTTCCACGGCTCGTGGTACGAGGCCACGGTCGTCAGCTTCGCCCCCGCGCGCGGGCCCCGCACCCCGGCGCGCTACACCGTCGCGTACGCGCACCTCCTCAGCGACGACAGCGGCGGCGTGCTCGAGGAGTGCTTCGCGCCCACCCAcgtccgcccgcgcccgccgccgccgccggaggaccCCTCCTCCTTCCCGCCGCGGTTCCGCGCCGGGGACATCGTCGAGGCGTTCCACAAGGACGGGTGGTGGACgggcctcgtcgtcgccgcgccGGACTCCCCGGACCCCGGCGCCGTCGTCACCGTCGCCTTCCCCATCACCCGCGAGGTCATCCGGTTCGTGCCCCGCGAcgtccgcccgcgccgcgacTACGTCGACGGGGGCTGGGTCCCCTCGCGGGCCGCCGTAgcggtccgccccaggggcgccgTCAGGGTCTACGCGGTCAGGGACAAGGTCGAGGTCCAGCGGGACCGGGACGAGTACGGCTACTCCTGGTTCCCCGCCACGGTCGCCAGGGTCGTCGACGACCTCAGCTATGTCGTCGAGTACTTCGAtctggaggaggaaggggacggcGGCCAGGAGAAGGTCACCGAGTACCTGCACTGGAGCTTCATCAGGCCGGCCGTCGAGCATGTGCCCCGCGAGAGCGAGTTCCGGTTGGGGCCTGGCGCTGCCGTGGAGGCGTACTGCGATGGAGCGTGGTCGCCGGGAGTGGTGCGCAGGGTCGTCGGGGACGGGGAGTTTGAAGTCAGCATCGATGGGAAGAAGGCGGAGCTTCTGGTGACCCAGGTCGTGGAATTGCTAAAGCCGCAGTACAAGTGGAATGGCAAGCAATGGAAGATCGTCACTGTTAAG AAACGGGCTAACTTGAGGCGGCGGTCTATGCTTGGGCAAAGTTTAAGCTCACCTGTTCATGTGTCCTCAAGTGGTGATGACTATAGTCATGATCTTGAATCTTCTAGAACGAAAAAGTCAAGGAAAGAATTGCAGCATGCTGTATTAGCTGAAAATTCAGAACATGATTCAGTCTTTGAGATAGACACTCCTTTATCTGCTTTATGCGAATCACCAGAAAGAAGCCATTGTGGTTCTCAGCTCTCTGAAAAGAATAGTCTTCAAGTGATTTCGCACGGGCCAGTGAATTCAGCGCCAATTAATGGCCTTTGTGCTCCAGTACAGTCAACACCACAAAATGGATCAATACCAAACAGTACCGGAGAAATAGTGAACAATGAAGAAATCCTATCTGAGATGATGGATTCTGATGGTCATCTTAATGCAAGTGGTGGTGAAGCCCATGATATGCTTTCTATTGCAGAGCTAAGAAAGAAAATGGCTTCAGCTCGCAGAAATAGTTCTGTCCAACCGACACAGAAAAAAGTGCTAGCTGTCAAGTCATTGAAGGTGGTGAAGAAAGGCATATCAAAGAGTAAAGGGGGCAAAACACACCCCATTCAAGAACTTCAGGGAAAAAATGATGCATCAGATAAC ATTCAGTTGAAGGGAAACATCAATTTCTCAAGCAATGGTGTTGTCTGTGGTTTGAGTGCCTCTGTGGAAGGCAAAACCACTAAAACACTGGATAGACAG GTGACAAGACAGATTAATAGGGGTTCAAGTACAAAGGTGCTTACCAATAAAAAAT TGGCTAAAAGGAAATGGCGCAGAGAACCGAGTAGTCCACTTAGCTCACTGGATGTGACTAGTGGCGTCCGGCTGAGAGGAGGAAAGAAAGTGCCTGGGCCAATGAAAGATTCTCCCTTAGCA GAGCAGCTTGACAAAACTTTGGAGAATACATTGAGCGTAACTGAATTTTCAGATCAGGACATGTTCCCGATGATACCTCCTGGCTTTGAGTTGATGCATGATGGAAAAG GTGTTGATATACATGGTAGTCTGTCGGAGGAAGAGCCGGCTTCTATGATCAACATCTGTCAAGCGAACATAAATGCCGATGCATGCACAGACCATGCTACTACCCAAGTAACTAAAAGCAACCATCTTATGGAAACATCTATCCTATCTATTGACCATCCAGTTCAAGAGGCTGGCAGGAAGGTGGATGAGAGATCAACCCTACCACATGTTCAGAATGCTGGCAGTTCAGTGTTGCCTGTCTCTCAGGGTCACCAGCTTCCGTTCATTAAGAAGTCAGATATGTGGCATTTAGTTGAAGCAAGTGATGTGTTTAAGGAGGTACCACAACAACCGCATTTCCTTCCACTCCGAGAAATTTCACCAGCACTGCGTGAAGGAACAGCATTTGGTCTGATGTTGACGTTTATAGAATTAGTGAAGGATGTAAAGAAAGCTAGCATAGACCAGGACATAGAATGGTACGAGGACAAGATCAGTACACTGTGTCATTTTGAGGAAAATGGATTTGACGTCCAGTTTTTGAGGAGAACCCTGACTGAATTGCTCCACATCAAATCTAATCGTACCAGTTGTCTTGGAGAAATACACGAGCTGAAAGCACAGATTGCGGGGAAGACAGCTTCCACTTCCCGAATCAATGCACTGCTTGATGAAAATGATAGAGCTGtagctgagctggagcagaaaCTTGGGCGCCTTCGCCAGGAATCACAGAAGATAACGAAGGAGAAAGAACGTGAAGAAGTGAATCTCTGCAGACTCAAAGAGGCACATAGCAGGCGAGTGGAGTCAAACAGTGATTTCGAGCAACAGTTCCGCAACACCTTGGCTCAGCTGAACCAAAAGAAGCTTACCTGA